The following are encoded together in the Ooceraea biroi isolate clonal line C1 chromosome 2, Obir_v5.4, whole genome shotgun sequence genome:
- the LOC105281795 gene encoding kelch-like protein 10 has product MDVEASTSNRKTEKCNANNQCLIAESGGRCMSTQAMQSLYDFRQNNLLCDAVLRLEDGGVFPIHRAILSACSTYFRALFTTTLHCREKTDVLLPGVTSPMMNLLLEYAYLRSIDVNRENVCELLIMADYLSILGVLELCCDYLRDNLAPENCIEVMGFARQRFCKKLENDAYRFIVGHFVEVSQRNEEILHLPIEELKPLVGADELNVKSEQTVWELVLRWINHDPDSRKDYIVDLMKNIRLGLLDTQFFLENVKDHPYVVGNDACRPIIIETLKFLYDLEMITQKDGEVPTPEIARPRVPHEILFAIGGWSGGSPTNYIETYDTRADRWIPIKETDPTGPRAYHGLAVIGFDIYVIGGFDGVDYFNSCRCFNAVTKEWREVAPMNARRCYVSVAVLNNLVYAMGGYDGYHRQKTAERYNYKTNQWSLIAPMNVQRSDASATTLNDKIYITGGFDGHDCLNTAEVYDPNTNQWTMITAMRSRRSGVSCISYHGCVYVIGGFNGVSRMCSGEKYKPSTNSWSHIPDMYNPRSNFAIEVIDDMIFALGGFNSVTTTYQVECYDEKTNEWYEATDMNICRSALSACVIMGLPNVYDYIHKHRERLMEEKRQKLLAHEVRRAQHQQQEQGQVRQNLQISPMIPIPPPFPRTNENDSNNNRQR; this is encoded by the exons ATGGATGTAGAAGCAAGCACCAGTAacagaaaaacagaaaaatgcaaTGCGAATAATCAATGTTTGATAGCCGAAAGTGGCGGTCGTTGTATGAGCACGCAGGCGATGCAATCACTTTACGATTTTCGACAGAATAATCTGCTGTGCGATGCGGTATTGAGACTGGAGGACGGTGGTGTCTTTCCGATTCACCGAGCCATACTTTCGGCATGCAGTACTTATTTCAG GGCATTATTCACGACTACATTGCATTGTCGTGAGAAAACCGACGTTCTTCTGCCAGGCGTGACGAGTCCCATGATGAATCTGTTGCTCGAATACGCATACTTGCGATCGATTGATGTGAATCGCGAGAATGTAtgtgaattgttaattatgGCAGATTACTTGAGCATTCTGGGTGTTCTTGAGCTATGTTGCGACTATCTGAGAGACAATTTAGCGCCAGAGAATTGCATCGAAGTGATGGGATTCGCCCGTCAACGCTTCTGCAAGAAATTGGAAAACGATGCTTATCGTTTTATTGTAGGACACTTTGTCGAG GTATCTCAGAGAAATGAGGAGATTTTACATTTACCAATCGAAGAACTGAAACCGTTAGTCGGCGCCGATGAATTAAATGTTAAGAGCGAGCAGACGGTTTGGGAACTGGTTCTGAGATGGATAAATCACGATCCAGACTCTAGGAAAGACTACATAGttgatttaatgaaaaatatcagaCTGGGCTTGTTAGACACGCAGTTCTTTCTGGAGAACGTCAAGGATCACCCCTATGTCGTGGGCAATGATGCCTGTCGTCCCATCATCATCGAAACTCTGAAATTTTTGTACGACCTGGAAATGATCACGCAGAAAGATGGAGAGGTGCCAACGCCGGAAATCGCGCGGCCCAGAGTGCCGCACGAGATTTTGTTCGCCATTGGTGGATGGAGCGGTGGCTCACCGACAAATTATATCGAGACGTACGATACGAGAGCAGATCGATGGATTCCG ATCAAGGAAACAGATCCAACCGGTCCGCGAGCTTACCATGGACTCGCGGTAATTGGTTTTGATATCTATGTCATCGGAGGATTTGATGGGGTTGATTATTTCAACAGTTGCCGTTGCTTCAATGCGGTGACCAAGGAGTGGCGAGAGGTTGCTCCCATGAATGCTAGAAG ATGTTACGTTAGCGTAGCGGTCTTAAACAATTTGGTCTACGCGATGGGTGGGTACGATGGATATCATCGGCAAAAAACAGCAGAACGTTATAATTACAAAACGAATCAATGGTCTCTCATTGCTCCAATGAACGTGCAGAGATCTGATGCGAGTGCAACTACTTTGAACG ATAAGATATATATCACGGGTGGTTTCGATGGACATGACTGCCTAAATACGGCCGAGGTATATGATCCGAACACCAACCAGTGGACGATGATAACTGCAATGAGGTCGCGCAGGAGCGGCGTGTCATGCATATCTTATCACGGCTGCGTTTATGTTATTG GAGGCTTCAACGGGGTATCGAGAATGTGTAGTGGAGAGAAATATAAGCCTTCTACAAACAGTTGGAGCCACATTCCCGACATGTATAATCCGCGTAGCAACTTCGCCATTGAAGTCATCGACGACATGATCTTCGCACTCGGCGGGTTTAACAGTGTCACTACGACATATCAGGTGGAATGCTATGATGAAAAGACAAATGAATG GTATGAAGCGACGGACATGAACATATGCAGATCGGCATTGTCTGCCTGCGTGATCATGGGTCTTCCAAACGTATATGATTACATACACAAGCATCGCGAGCGATTGA